In Spirobacillus cienkowskii, a genomic segment contains:
- a CDS encoding response regulator: MTSNKILIVDDAKTIRQQVNFTLVKAGFEVIEAVDGVDGIAKLKENKDIKAIISDINMPNMDGFQMVASIKGDSSLAQPPILILTTEGANDMILKAKQAGASGWIVKPFKPEILVEAVKKLIG, translated from the coding sequence ATGACCAGTAATAAGATTCTGATTGTCGATGACGCAAAAACAATACGTCAACAAGTCAATTTTACGTTGGTAAAAGCCGGGTTTGAAGTCATTGAAGCGGTTGACGGTGTTGATGGAATCGCCAAATTAAAAGAAAATAAAGATATTAAAGCAATTATTAGTGATATCAATATGCCAAACATGGATGGCTTTCAAATGGTTGCCTCAATAAAAGGGGATTCTTCACTAGCACAACCTCCAATTCTAATTTTAACCACTGAAGGCGCCAACGATATGATTCTTAAAGCAAAACAAGCTGGCGCAAGTGGCTGGATTGTGAAACCTTTTAAACCAGAAATTTTGGTTGAAGCCGTAAAAAAACTTATTGGGTAA